A DNA window from Anaerocolumna sp. AGMB13020 contains the following coding sequences:
- a CDS encoding RbsD/FucU family protein encodes MLKGIPPVLSPELLKVLCEMGHSDRIVISDGNFPAQSMGKDSIVIRLDGHGVPEILEAILTVFPLDTYVEKPVTLMEKVKGDTVETPIWNTYKTIVEKHDGRGSDTIGQMERFAFYESARTAYAIVATGEKALYANIMLQKGVI; translated from the coding sequence ATGTTAAAAGGAATTCCACCTGTTTTATCTCCAGAACTGCTGAAAGTTCTCTGTGAGATGGGGCATAGTGACAGAATAGTAATATCAGACGGTAATTTCCCAGCCCAGTCAATGGGAAAGGACAGTATTGTAATACGTTTAGACGGACATGGTGTACCTGAGATTTTAGAGGCCATACTCACAGTTTTTCCACTTGATACATATGTTGAAAAACCGGTAACTCTGATGGAAAAAGTGAAAGGTGATACCGTTGAAACACCCATCTGGAACACCTATAAGACAATAGTAGAAAAACATGATGGAAGAGGCAGTGATACCATCGGGCAGATGGAGAGGTTTGCATTTTATGAATCTGCAAGAACCGCCTATGCAATCGTGGCAACAGGAGAGAAGGCCTTATATGCCAATATCATGCTGCAAAAAGGTGTAATTTGA
- a CDS encoding response regulator, which translates to MKKVLIADDAIFMRKVLADILVKNGYEVVGEASNGRDAVEKYLLLKPEFVTMDITMPGMDGIEALQTIKRIDKNCKVIMVSAMGQEEMINDSIRAGAKGFIVKPFREGDVLQQVKKLNFL; encoded by the coding sequence ATGAAGAAAGTTTTAATTGCTGACGATGCTATATTTATGAGAAAAGTATTGGCAGATATACTTGTGAAAAACGGCTATGAGGTAGTAGGTGAGGCTTCTAATGGCAGAGATGCTGTAGAGAAGTATCTTTTACTGAAACCTGAATTTGTGACAATGGATATTACAATGCCTGGAATGGACGGAATAGAAGCCCTTCAGACAATAAAGAGAATTGATAAGAACTGTAAGGTAATAATGGTATCAGCCATGGGACAGGAAGAAATGATTAATGATTCCATTCGTGCCGGTGCCAAAGGATTTATCGTGAAGCCTTTCAGAGAAGGTGATGTTCTGCAACAAGTGAAAAAGCTTAATTTTCTTTAA
- a CDS encoding AraC family transcriptional regulator — protein sequence MDTLENMKNAIDYIEDHLDAEIEYAKIAQIALCSQYHFQRMFAFLIGIPLSEYIRRRRLTLAAFDLQNSNEKIINLALKYGYNSPDSFSRAFMAMHEVTPSKAREKGISLKAYPRVTFSLSIKGVVEMNYRIEQKNSFTIVGLKQRFSHINGLGENIAKMWSETPQETFSQIASLGNGLVGVYSGMYEDNTTDYYIAAITEKDSPQNLYRLEIPSLTWAIFEIIGPMPTAMAEIWGRIFSEWFPTSGYEHAEAPEIEWYSNGDLSSSDYKSEIWIPVIKK from the coding sequence ATGGATACACTTGAGAATATGAAAAATGCGATTGATTATATTGAAGATCATCTTGATGCTGAAATTGAATATGCAAAGATTGCTCAAATAGCATTATGTTCCCAATATCACTTTCAACGCATGTTTGCTTTTCTAATCGGAATACCACTATCCGAGTATATACGCCGTCGCCGATTGACGCTTGCGGCTTTTGATTTGCAGAACAGCAATGAAAAAATAATCAATCTTGCTTTGAAGTATGGCTATAACTCGCCGGACTCGTTTTCTCGAGCGTTTATGGCAATGCATGAAGTTACACCTTCAAAAGCAAGAGAAAAAGGTATATCGTTAAAAGCGTATCCTCGTGTAACATTCTCCTTATCAATTAAAGGAGTGGTTGAGATGAACTACAGAATTGAGCAAAAAAATTCATTTACGATTGTAGGTTTAAAACAGAGGTTTTCACATATTAATGGATTGGGTGAAAATATTGCTAAGATGTGGAGTGAAACACCTCAAGAAACATTTTCTCAAATTGCCAGCCTTGGAAATGGGTTAGTAGGCGTGTACAGTGGAATGTATGAAGATAATACAACTGATTACTATATTGCCGCGATAACAGAAAAAGATTCTCCCCAAAATTTGTACAGGCTAGAAATACCATCTCTTACATGGGCAATATTTGAAATCATCGGCCCTATGCCCACTGCAATGGCAGAAATATGGGGGCGAATTTTTTCAGAATGGTTTCCTACCTCTGGTTATGAGCATGCAGAAGCACCAGAAATAGAATGGTACTCAAATGGTGACTTAAGTTCTTCTGATTACAAAAGCGAAATATGGATACCAGTTATTAAGAAGTAG
- a CDS encoding AraC family transcriptional regulator translates to MQKLGYNESKQRGTFDFPIEFYHVDPNHPQYIMSYHWHMEYEIIRILEGCFVVTLDEREHLAKKGDILFLNSGTLHGGTPTDCIYQCVVFDMNMLVKKENACNRYIKEIMNHTYLINEYYPAAPIDNNNIHSENPNSLQNMNSLQKLNSLQNINFTEQLLLKQHLNCLFDTLKEKALGCELITQGLLYLILGSITKNHYYSTDSETQRNHKRIHLMKQVLELMEESYQNSLTLEQLSKAAGMSPKYFCRFFQEMTHKSPFEYLNNYRIERACCQLLSSEDSITEIAYACGFNDLSYFIKLFKRFKGITPAKYRKLFFLPFS, encoded by the coding sequence ATGCAGAAACTGGGCTACAATGAGAGCAAGCAAAGAGGAACCTTTGATTTTCCAATAGAATTCTATCATGTTGATCCGAATCATCCCCAATACATAATGTCCTACCATTGGCATATGGAATATGAAATTATTCGTATTTTAGAAGGCTGCTTCGTTGTTACTCTGGACGAGCGGGAGCACCTGGCTAAGAAAGGGGATATTCTGTTTCTGAACAGCGGTACCCTTCATGGAGGGACTCCGACAGACTGCATCTATCAATGCGTTGTTTTTGACATGAACATGCTTGTGAAAAAAGAGAATGCCTGTAATCGTTACATCAAAGAAATCATGAATCATACCTATCTGATCAATGAATATTATCCAGCTGCTCCCATTGATAATAACAATATCCATTCAGAGAATCCTAACAGCTTACAGAATATGAATTCCTTACAAAAATTGAATTCCTTACAGAATATAAATTTTACAGAGCAGCTTTTATTAAAGCAGCACCTGAACTGTCTTTTTGATACCTTAAAAGAAAAAGCCCTAGGTTGTGAGTTAATTACCCAGGGACTTTTATATCTGATACTTGGAAGTATTACGAAAAATCATTATTATTCAACGGACTCTGAAACGCAAAGAAACCACAAAAGAATTCATTTGATGAAACAGGTTCTGGAACTTATGGAGGAATCCTATCAAAACAGTCTGACCCTGGAGCAGCTTTCGAAAGCTGCCGGTATGTCTCCCAAATATTTCTGCCGTTTTTTTCAGGAAATGACCCACAAAAGCCCTTTCGAATATCTGAACAATTACCGTATTGAGAGAGCCTGCTGCCAGCTGCTGTCATCAGAGGACAGCATAACTGAGATTGCTTATGCCTGCGGTTTTAATGATTTAAGTTACTTTATTAAGTTGTTTAAACGCTTTAAAGGAATCACTCCCGCCAAATACCGAAAACTTTTTTTTCTTCCTTTTAGCTGA
- a CDS encoding ABC transporter permease subunit, with product MVKSKNKSKLQSNTFLLLITIGLFLVMYVAGMFLYQDKGFAKPQMFLNLFISNAGLIVIACGMTLVMITGGIDISVGSVTALVCMAAAYLMEKKGASTYTALVMALAIGILFGLVQGYLIAYLEIQPFIVTLGGMFFGRGMTAVVSTEMISIQNKLFMKWANYKIYLPFGTVNKKGVYQAAYIYPTVLIAIAIVVGITIMLKYTKFGRKLYAIGGNQQSALMMGINVRKTKLQAYVLDGFLAGLGGFLFCLNSSAGFVEQAKGMEMDAISAAVIGGTLLSGGVGTVVGTLFGVLIKGTITSLITTQGTLSSWWVRIVLSALLCFFIILQSVIASAKRKKKKFSVFGGSDSFKAFKQLNKVT from the coding sequence ATGGTAAAATCGAAAAATAAAAGTAAGCTTCAAAGCAATACTTTCCTCTTGTTAATAACCATAGGACTTTTTCTGGTGATGTATGTGGCCGGAATGTTTCTTTATCAGGATAAAGGATTTGCGAAACCTCAGATGTTCTTAAATCTTTTTATATCCAATGCAGGGCTGATCGTAATTGCCTGTGGCATGACGTTGGTCATGATTACAGGAGGTATTGATATTTCCGTGGGTTCAGTTACTGCACTGGTCTGCATGGCAGCAGCTTATCTTATGGAAAAAAAAGGTGCCAGTACCTATACAGCTTTGGTAATGGCTCTGGCTATCGGAATTTTATTTGGACTGGTGCAGGGATATTTAATTGCCTATCTGGAGATACAGCCATTTATTGTAACATTGGGAGGTATGTTCTTTGGCAGGGGAATGACTGCCGTAGTCAGTACGGAGATGATATCGATCCAAAATAAACTGTTTATGAAATGGGCAAACTACAAAATCTACCTGCCCTTTGGTACGGTTAATAAAAAGGGTGTTTATCAGGCGGCTTATATCTATCCAACGGTATTAATCGCAATAGCAATTGTAGTGGGAATCACAATAATGCTTAAGTATACCAAATTCGGTCGTAAACTCTATGCCATTGGCGGGAACCAGCAAAGCGCTTTGATGATGGGGATTAACGTGAGAAAAACAAAACTTCAGGCTTATGTTCTGGATGGGTTTCTGGCAGGTCTTGGTGGTTTTCTCTTCTGCCTGAACAGCAGTGCGGGTTTTGTGGAACAGGCAAAAGGAATGGAAATGGATGCGATTTCAGCTGCTGTTATTGGTGGTACACTTCTCAGCGGTGGTGTGGGAACAGTTGTCGGAACTTTATTTGGGGTATTAATAAAAGGGACCATCACCAGTCTGATAACAACCCAGGGAACCTTATCCAGCTGGTGGGTTAGGATAGTATTGTCCGCTCTACTTTGCTTCTTTATTATATTGCAATCAGTAATTGCATCAGCTAAAAGGAAGAAAAAAAAGTTTTCGGTATTTGGCGGGAGTGATTCCTTTAAAGCGTTTAAACAACTTAATAAAGTAACTTAA
- the leuS gene encoding leucine--tRNA ligase: protein MCIIKKNIVHFRRSFSVTEDYSPKKIEKKWQDIWEKSNAFKTGIDKSKPKYYALVEFPYPSGQGLHVGHPRPYTALDIIARKRRLEGYNVLYPMGWDAFGLPTENYAIKNKIHPRIVTDNNIKHFKEQLQSLGYSFDWEREINTTDPNYYKWTQWIFLKLFEKGLAYKAEMPINWCTSCQVGLANEEVVNGVCERCGSEVVHKVKSQWMLKITAYADRLIDDLDLVDYADRIKNQQKNWIGRSEGAEIDFKLVGADETLKIFTTRPDTLFGATYMVISPEHGLLDKYQSKIENWEEVMAYREAAAKKSDFERAELAKDKTGVEVKGITAVNPVTGKEVPVWISDYVLMTYGTGAIMAVPAHDTRDWEFAKKFGLSIIPVIEGGNVEEEAFTEYNGKLINSDFLNGLMVTEAKKRMTEWVEEKGIGKKTVNFKLRDWVFSRQRYWGEPIPLVHCEKCGFVPVPESELPLLLPETESYEPGENGESPIARMTDWVETTCPHCGGHAHRETDTMPQWAGSSWYFLRYIDPDNMDAFASKEALDYWLPVDWYNGGMEHTTLHLLYSRFWHKFLYDLGFVSEPEPYRKRTSHGMILGENGEKMSKSRGNVINPDDIVNEFGADTLRTYEMFIGAFELSAAWSNDGVKGCRRFLERVWKLQDLVTEEKGYSKELEIKMHQTIKKVSLDFEGLKFNTAIAALMSLINDFNKVGKITKAEYRTFLILLNPVAPHMTEELWSLAGFEGNLFETTWPVWEEEKTIESQLEIAVQINGKVKATVLISRGEEQDTVKEKVMGTETVTQFLEGKTIVKEIYVKDKIYNIVVR from the coding sequence ATGTGTATAATTAAGAAAAATATAGTACATTTTAGGAGGTCATTTAGCGTGACAGAGGATTATTCACCGAAGAAAATTGAAAAAAAGTGGCAGGACATCTGGGAAAAGAGCAATGCTTTTAAGACCGGAATAGATAAAAGTAAGCCAAAATACTACGCCCTTGTTGAGTTTCCTTATCCTTCAGGACAGGGACTGCATGTAGGCCATCCAAGACCTTATACTGCACTTGATATTATTGCAAGAAAGAGAAGACTGGAAGGCTATAATGTGCTATACCCCATGGGCTGGGACGCCTTCGGACTTCCTACAGAAAATTATGCCATTAAGAATAAAATTCATCCAAGGATAGTAACGGATAATAATATAAAGCATTTCAAAGAACAGCTTCAATCGCTGGGTTATTCCTTTGATTGGGAGAGAGAGATTAACACAACAGATCCGAACTATTATAAATGGACACAATGGATCTTCCTGAAATTATTTGAAAAAGGGCTGGCATACAAAGCAGAGATGCCGATTAATTGGTGTACCTCCTGTCAGGTAGGGCTTGCAAATGAGGAAGTAGTAAATGGAGTATGTGAACGCTGCGGCAGTGAAGTCGTACACAAGGTTAAGAGTCAATGGATGTTAAAGATCACTGCTTATGCAGATCGTTTAATTGATGATCTTGACCTGGTGGATTATGCAGACCGTATCAAAAACCAGCAAAAGAACTGGATTGGCCGTTCAGAAGGAGCCGAAATAGATTTTAAACTGGTGGGAGCAGATGAAACCCTTAAGATCTTTACCACAAGACCGGATACCTTATTTGGTGCTACTTATATGGTAATCTCACCTGAACACGGTTTATTGGATAAATACCAGAGCAAAATCGAGAACTGGGAAGAAGTTATGGCTTATAGAGAAGCAGCAGCCAAGAAGTCAGACTTTGAAAGAGCAGAGCTTGCCAAAGACAAAACCGGTGTTGAGGTCAAAGGAATTACTGCTGTTAATCCGGTTACCGGGAAAGAAGTACCGGTATGGATTTCAGATTATGTCCTTATGACCTATGGAACAGGTGCTATTATGGCTGTTCCTGCACATGATACAAGAGACTGGGAATTTGCGAAAAAATTTGGTCTTTCCATAATTCCGGTAATTGAAGGCGGTAATGTAGAAGAGGAAGCCTTTACAGAGTATAATGGAAAGTTAATCAATTCTGATTTCTTAAATGGCTTAATGGTTACAGAAGCCAAGAAACGTATGACTGAGTGGGTAGAAGAAAAAGGTATCGGTAAGAAGACCGTAAACTTTAAATTAAGAGATTGGGTATTCTCAAGACAGAGATACTGGGGAGAACCAATTCCTCTGGTTCACTGTGAGAAATGTGGTTTTGTACCCGTTCCTGAAAGTGAATTACCGCTGCTGCTGCCTGAAACAGAAAGCTATGAACCCGGAGAAAATGGTGAATCCCCTATTGCCCGTATGACAGACTGGGTAGAGACTACCTGCCCTCATTGCGGCGGACATGCTCACAGGGAAACAGATACCATGCCTCAGTGGGCAGGCTCCTCCTGGTATTTCCTTCGTTACATTGATCCTGATAATATGGATGCTTTTGCTTCCAAGGAAGCCCTGGATTACTGGTTGCCCGTTGACTGGTACAACGGCGGTATGGAGCATACCACACTTCACCTGTTATACTCAAGATTTTGGCATAAATTCCTTTATGATTTAGGATTTGTCAGTGAGCCGGAACCTTACAGAAAGAGAACCTCTCATGGTATGATACTTGGTGAGAATGGTGAGAAGATGTCCAAATCCAGAGGAAATGTAATTAATCCGGATGATATCGTAAATGAATTTGGTGCGGACACACTTCGTACTTATGAGATGTTCATTGGTGCATTTGAATTAAGTGCTGCCTGGTCTAATGATGGTGTAAAGGGCTGCCGTAGATTCCTTGAGAGAGTATGGAAGCTGCAGGATCTTGTAACCGAAGAAAAGGGATATTCGAAAGAATTAGAGATTAAGATGCATCAAACCATTAAGAAAGTCAGCCTGGACTTTGAAGGTCTCAAATTCAATACGGCTATTGCTGCATTAATGTCCTTAATTAACGATTTTAATAAGGTTGGTAAAATAACGAAAGCGGAGTACCGTACCTTCCTGATTCTGTTGAACCCTGTAGCACCTCATATGACAGAAGAACTCTGGAGCCTGGCTGGCTTTGAAGGTAATCTGTTTGAGACTACCTGGCCGGTATGGGAAGAAGAGAAAACCATAGAAAGTCAGTTGGAAATAGCAGTTCAAATAAATGGTAAAGTAAAAGCTACCGTATTGATAAGCAGGGGAGAAGAACAAGATACTGTGAAGGAAAAAGTAATGGGAACCGAAACCGTTACGCAATTCCTGGAAGGAAAAACAATCGTAAAAGAAATTTATGTTAAAGATAAAATCTATAATATTGTAGTTCGTTAG
- a CDS encoding rhamnulokinase: MKKVIAFDLGASSGRAMVGELSDNRITIREIHRFLNEPVQVRGTLYWDVLRLFHEMKQGLVKAKAEGEITSLGVDTWGVDFGLLDDKGRLLENPVHYRDVRTKGMLKAAEERIRLEELYQITGNQLMEINTAFQLLSLVSDKEAALQRADTLLLMPDLFNYMFTGKRYAEYSIASTTQLLDAKERIWSEKVLKALGISETLLPEIIPSGTLLGTITAEIKEELNVSSINVTAVAGHDTQSALVSVPAREKDFLFISCGTWSLMGTELDSPLIDEKSAGYNFTNEGGYGGKISFLKNLTGLWLVQESRRWWEKEGTAYSFSELEKMAESTEAFQSFIDTDSEEFALPGNLPERIREFCRKTGQKVPETPGEIVRCINESLSFRYRTVMEEITDCTGLAYDRIYMVGGGINSKLLCRMTACACRKEVVAGPSEATVYGNIALQLIAAGDIENLTTARSIIGQSAEISIYQPIKQEEWEAAYKRYKAVTGKEK, from the coding sequence ATGAAGAAGGTTATTGCGTTTGACCTGGGGGCCTCCAGTGGCAGGGCTATGGTCGGTGAACTTTCAGATAACAGGATTACTATCAGGGAAATCCACCGATTCCTAAATGAACCAGTGCAGGTGAGAGGAACACTGTATTGGGATGTTCTGAGGCTCTTTCATGAGATGAAACAGGGGCTGGTAAAAGCTAAAGCTGAGGGTGAGATTACCAGCCTTGGAGTGGATACCTGGGGAGTGGATTTCGGTTTGCTTGATGATAAAGGACGGCTGCTTGAGAATCCGGTCCATTACCGGGATGTCCGAACAAAAGGAATGCTAAAGGCAGCGGAAGAAAGAATCCGCCTGGAGGAACTATACCAGATTACAGGTAATCAGCTAATGGAAATAAATACAGCATTCCAGCTTCTTTCCCTGGTATCTGATAAAGAAGCTGCTTTGCAGAGGGCAGATACGCTTTTGCTCATGCCGGATTTATTCAACTATATGTTTACGGGAAAGAGATATGCCGAATATTCCATAGCTTCTACGACACAATTATTAGATGCAAAAGAGAGAATATGGTCTGAGAAGGTTCTGAAAGCCCTGGGAATTTCAGAAACGCTGTTGCCGGAGATAATACCCAGCGGTACCCTTTTGGGAACAATAACAGCTGAGATCAAAGAAGAGTTAAATGTTTCATCCATAAATGTGACAGCAGTAGCCGGACATGATACCCAGAGCGCATTGGTTTCAGTACCTGCCAGAGAGAAAGATTTTCTCTTTATAAGCTGCGGTACCTGGTCTTTAATGGGAACAGAACTGGACAGTCCTCTGATAGATGAGAAATCCGCCGGATACAATTTTACCAACGAAGGAGGATACGGGGGTAAAATATCCTTCTTAAAAAATCTCACCGGTTTATGGCTGGTGCAAGAGAGCAGACGCTGGTGGGAGAAGGAGGGGACTGCCTACAGCTTTTCAGAGTTAGAGAAAATGGCCGAAAGTACAGAAGCTTTTCAGAGCTTTATCGATACGGACAGTGAAGAATTTGCATTGCCCGGAAATCTTCCGGAGCGGATTCGTGAATTTTGCAGAAAGACTGGTCAGAAGGTTCCTGAAACACCAGGAGAGATCGTGCGCTGCATCAATGAAAGCCTTTCCTTCAGATATCGGACGGTGATGGAGGAAATAACAGACTGTACCGGTTTGGCCTATGACAGAATTTATATGGTAGGCGGAGGAATCAACAGTAAATTATTATGCAGGATGACTGCCTGTGCCTGTAGGAAGGAAGTAGTTGCTGGACCTTCGGAAGCTACGGTCTATGGAAACATTGCCCTTCAATTAATTGCCGCAGGAGACATAGAGAATCTTACAACGGCAAGAAGCATTATCGGCCAGTCCGCAGAAATCAGTATTTATCAGCCAATAAAACAGGAAGAGTGGGAGGCAGCATACAAGCGCTATAAGGCAGTAACCGGTAAGGAGAAATAA
- a CDS encoding L-fucose isomerase, which translates to MAKNRLIGDYPVIGIRPTIDGRRGALGVRESLEEQTMNMAKAAAKLFEENIRYSNGEPVKVIIADTTIGRVAEAAACADKFKKAGVDITLTVTPCWCYGSETMDMDTKTIKGVWGFNGTERPGAVYLAAVLAGHAQKGLPAFGIYGHDVQDAADTEIPEDVKEKLLRFGRASVAAATMRGKSYLQIGSICMGIAGSIIDTDFFEEYLGMRVESVDEVEIIRRMTEEIYDKAEYEKALAWTKEHCKEGFDKNPEELRKSPEEKEKDWEFVVKMMCIIKDLFNGNSNLPDYAKEESVGHNAIAGGFQGQRQWTDFYPNCDFPESLLNSSFDWEGAREPYILATENDTLNGVGMLFGKLLTNTPQIFADVRTYWSPEAVKKATGYELEGIAAESKGFIHLINSGAACIDACGEIKDLNGNGIMKPFWEMTEADQEACLKATTWNAADTGYFRGGGYSSRFLTRSEMPVTMVRINLVKGIGPVLQLAEGYTVNLPEEVSDKLWKRTDYTWPCTWFAPRLTGEGAFTSAYDVMNNWGANHGAISYGHIGADIITLCSILRIPVNMHNVPEEKIFRPAVWSAFGMDKEGQDYRACQNFGPLYK; encoded by the coding sequence ATGGCGAAGAACAGATTAATTGGGGATTATCCGGTAATTGGAATCAGACCAACTATCGACGGAAGAAGAGGTGCTTTAGGAGTAAGAGAATCTCTGGAAGAGCAGACTATGAACATGGCAAAAGCAGCGGCAAAATTATTTGAAGAGAATATCAGATATTCCAATGGGGAGCCGGTGAAAGTTATTATTGCGGATACTACCATTGGCCGTGTTGCAGAAGCCGCCGCCTGTGCAGATAAATTCAAAAAGGCGGGTGTGGACATTACCCTGACAGTCACTCCCTGCTGGTGTTATGGCTCTGAAACCATGGATATGGATACCAAAACAATAAAAGGAGTATGGGGCTTTAACGGTACGGAAAGACCCGGCGCAGTGTATCTTGCAGCTGTTCTGGCAGGTCATGCACAGAAAGGTCTTCCGGCATTTGGTATCTATGGGCATGATGTACAGGATGCTGCCGATACAGAGATACCAGAGGACGTGAAAGAGAAATTGCTCCGATTCGGTCGTGCTTCTGTTGCAGCAGCAACTATGAGAGGCAAATCCTATCTTCAGATTGGTTCTATCTGCATGGGTATAGCGGGTTCTATTATTGATACCGATTTCTTTGAAGAGTACCTGGGGATGAGAGTGGAATCTGTTGATGAAGTCGAAATAATTCGTAGGATGACAGAAGAAATCTATGATAAGGCTGAGTATGAGAAAGCACTTGCCTGGACCAAAGAACACTGTAAGGAAGGTTTTGATAAAAATCCCGAGGAATTGCGAAAATCACCGGAAGAAAAAGAGAAGGACTGGGAATTTGTTGTTAAGATGATGTGTATCATAAAAGACTTGTTTAACGGAAATTCCAACCTGCCTGATTACGCAAAAGAAGAAAGTGTAGGTCATAACGCAATAGCAGGCGGTTTCCAGGGGCAGAGACAATGGACGGATTTCTATCCCAATTGTGATTTTCCGGAATCTCTGTTGAATTCCTCATTCGACTGGGAGGGTGCAAGAGAACCCTACATATTAGCTACTGAAAATGATACTTTAAATGGTGTTGGTATGCTCTTTGGTAAGCTACTTACTAATACTCCTCAGATTTTTGCAGATGTAAGGACCTATTGGAGCCCTGAGGCAGTTAAGAAAGCAACCGGTTATGAACTGGAAGGTATTGCGGCAGAATCCAAAGGATTTATCCATCTGATTAATTCCGGTGCTGCCTGCATAGATGCCTGCGGTGAGATAAAAGATTTGAACGGCAATGGTATAATGAAACCCTTCTGGGAGATGACAGAGGCAGATCAGGAAGCCTGTTTAAAGGCAACTACCTGGAATGCAGCAGATACAGGGTATTTCAGAGGCGGCGGTTACTCCTCCAGATTCCTGACCAGAAGTGAAATGCCGGTAACCATGGTTCGTATAAACCTCGTAAAAGGCATAGGACCTGTACTTCAGCTGGCAGAAGGTTATACCGTTAATCTGCCCGAAGAGGTATCTGATAAATTGTGGAAGAGAACAGATTACACCTGGCCCTGTACCTGGTTTGCTCCAAGACTTACCGGAGAAGGTGCATTTACCTCTGCTTATGATGTAATGAATAATTGGGGAGCCAACCATGGTGCCATCAGTTATGGACATATCGGTGCAGATATTATAACTCTGTGTTCTATATTAAGAATTCCAGTTAATATGCACAATGTCCCTGAAGAGAAGATCTTCCGTCCTGCGGTATGGAGTGCTTTTGGTATGGATAAGGAAGGACAGGATTACAGAGCCTGCCAGAATTTTGGACCTTTGTATAAGTAA
- a CDS encoding ABC transporter permease — protein MRYKIKILTGHRLFMPFLCLAVVLLVNVLKTPAFFQISMNNGVFYGYMVDIINRGSELVILAIGMTLVTAASGGQDISVGAVMAVAAAFCCQILSGGKVSTNTFENPLLLAVLAALAAALLCGAFNGFLVAKLHIQPMVATLILFTAGRGIAQLITKGQITYIRVDTYKVLGGYIGKCPIPTPVFLSTAAVILIAVVVKKTALGLYIESVGVNASASRLVGLNSSLIKFLTYVLCGILAGFAGIIASSRIYSADANNIGLYMEMDAILAVALGGNILSGGKFSLIGSVIGAYTIQALTTTLYAMNVSADQLPVYKAVVVITIVVLQSPVFRKFMGNHKLNVLRKREERHGY, from the coding sequence ATGAGATATAAGATAAAAATACTTACAGGGCACAGGCTGTTTATGCCTTTTTTATGCCTGGCAGTGGTTTTATTGGTAAATGTCCTAAAGACTCCGGCCTTCTTTCAGATTTCCATGAATAACGGAGTTTTTTATGGTTATATGGTAGATATTATAAACCGTGGTTCTGAACTGGTGATACTTGCAATAGGTATGACGCTGGTAACAGCAGCTTCTGGTGGGCAGGATATCAGCGTTGGGGCAGTAATGGCTGTGGCAGCGGCTTTTTGCTGTCAGATTCTTTCTGGTGGAAAGGTATCTACAAATACTTTTGAAAATCCACTGCTTCTGGCGGTGCTGGCAGCTTTGGCTGCTGCTCTTCTGTGTGGTGCCTTTAACGGTTTTCTGGTAGCAAAACTACATATTCAGCCAATGGTCGCTACGTTAATATTATTTACGGCAGGCAGAGGGATAGCCCAATTAATTACAAAAGGCCAGATTACCTACATACGAGTGGACACTTATAAGGTTTTAGGCGGATATATTGGAAAATGTCCCATACCTACACCGGTCTTCTTAAGTACGGCAGCTGTTATCCTGATTGCAGTAGTTGTAAAAAAGACAGCTCTCGGTCTTTATATAGAAAGTGTTGGTGTTAATGCCTCTGCTTCCAGACTGGTAGGCCTTAACTCCTCTTTGATTAAATTCCTGACTTATGTACTTTGTGGTATATTAGCAGGCTTTGCAGGTATAATCGCTTCCAGCCGTATCTACTCAGCTGATGCAAATAACATAGGACTGTATATGGAAATGGATGCTATTCTGGCAGTGGCTTTAGGGGGGAATATCTTAAGCGGAGGTAAATTCAGCCTTATCGGTTCAGTAATTGGTGCTTATACCATTCAGGCACTGACCACTACCCTTTACGCCATGAATGTATCCGCTGATCAGCTGCCCGTATACAAAGCGGTGGTGGTAATAACCATAGTAGTGCTGCAAAGTCCCGTTTTCAGAAAATTCATGGGAAACCATAAATTGAATGTATTACGAAAAAGGGAAGAAAGGCATGGTTATTGA